TGGAATTGACTGAAATATCATTGAGCTTCAAAAAGAAAAGAGCAGAAGCTATTCCCGTTCGTTTGTTACCGTCAAGAAAGGGATGATTTTTCGTGATTGCGTACGCATATGCGGCTGC
This DNA window, taken from Candidatus Babeliales bacterium, encodes the following:
- a CDS encoding type II toxin-antitoxin system death-on-curing family toxin, whose product is AAAYAYAITKNHPFLDGNKRTGIASALFFLKLNDISVNSTMDELFNLTIAIAVSKKTETDIASFFEQKSVKN